GGAAGATAAGGGTTTGGTAAATGCGAGTTCTTTGGATGAAATCGTACTGATGGAGCATATCGCTGGTGAGCATCGCTGGTGGTTGACGCTAACTATCTTAATTTCGTTGATGCATCGCTTGTCTGTGCTTTCAGATGATGAACCAAACGGTGAAGTTGTTCAATCGAATATCGAGATCATAAAAGATGAAGATATGCAGGAGAGCTACTTAAATGATGAAGAACCGTGGGGTGATGGCGGTATTCGGATTACAGAATCCCCTATCGAGAACAACCAATCGAATGAAGTGGAATACATCGATCCTGAAAGTACAGCGGAAGAAGAGAAACCAATTCGCAAAACAAGATCGCAAattgggaaaaggaaaacggtaAAACGACTCAAGGgtaagaagaaaacgatcaaacagaaaacaaaggGAGCTCTTGATCCAGTTGAATATGAGGAAGGCCCAACATTCGAGATATTGGAGAGCGGCAGTATAAAAGAAATGTTCGAGTGTAAAAAATGTTCGGAAAAGTTTACTAACAAACAGTCGCTGGAAAAACACATCAATGTACACATAACGGAGAATGCAGTTGGAACGTTTTCATGCTGCCTTTGTGACAAAACGTAAGTTACTCTTGCTGGCCACGTGGTTTGCCAATGAtaacccttttcttttttggatTCTTCAGTTTCCTGAAACAAGGAAGCGTCAAACATCACATACTGGTGAACCATCATGAATTCAGGACGTTCGTCTGTGAAGAATGTGGCAAACCGTTCGCTACCAGAAGTGCCTTGAAGGAGCATCTTATAGTGCACAGCGACGAGATGCCGTACCAGTGTGCGTTTTGTGCAAAGCGGTTCAAGAACTCGGGTCGTTTGAAGGTTCGTATTTACTACTGGAATCGACAAGTCGCATCCGCTTGATGATGTTTGTCTTGGCTTCTTTTCACTAGACTCACGAGGACACTCACAATGAGACGATGTATGTATGTCCGCATTGTGGGCTGAAGCTGAACACGAGACGTACTCTAAACATGCACCTGGTTGTGCACTCGGACATGAAGAAATTCAAGTGCCAGTACTGTGGAAACGAATACAAACGGGGCAAGGCACTGAAGGCCCACCTGATACTGCATACCGGTCTGCGGCCGTACACATGCCCGTTTTGTGATAAAACCTTTACCAACGGTTCTAACTGCCGGAGCCACAAGAAAAAGTTTCACCCGAAGGAACTGGCAGAGCTGGAAGCATCGGGAGGACAGATTCCTACTGTCAACATTCCGAAGCTGGAGCAGTTGCAACCAAAGTAAGAAAGGATCTCGTACCGATGGTTCTTTAACCTATTACAAATGTCGTGGCTTTAATAACTTGACATCGTTTTCTCTTTCAGGACTTCAGACAATGACAGTAAAAGCTCAGTGGTATTGAATTATGAGGGCAAAGAGTTGATAGTAATGAAAGGCAAAGATACTCACGTGCCCGATACCGGCTGTACAGATAGTGTAATTTCTCCTGTCCCAGTCGACCTGGAAGCTAATATCGATAACTCGTTCGGTCAATACAAGATAGAGGTGCAAGAATAGTTTTACAAACACAGTGGCACCTGTTCAAGGTAGTAACTAGTCTAGATGGTACATTTTGTTTACTTGTCTTTTGTTAAGTAGTAAAGATTATTACGTTTTTTTGCAGGTAACACTTACTTCTTTTGCGATAATAGTAACTGAGAATAGTCCTTTCAGGATATAATAGGTTCAATAACTATATTATAAGAACTACTGTATATTAAGAACAAAACTGAAATAGAAAGACATTAGAGAAACTCCGCCGTATTTATATTTAGATTTATGTTCATTTGATTCTACATAACGAAACACCTAAATCAGGATGAGGCATCCATTTTGGAGAGGTAATAAATATTGTTTGCACATCCCCAAATGGTATATGTTGGATATCCTTTCAAAAAACGCGAAGCGCATGGTTTtaatgattatttatttaatatgTTTAAGTACAAATTGTTCAATAAACATCTGCTCCTTCTAAGCGCAAGAGAACATGTCTAGCGACCAATAGGTGCACATAGGAAACCGTTTTCTGGACGTTTAAACTTTACCCTAACTGCGGTTTCGGCAATTTCACTGACTGCCAATACTCGCCAGCACCGCGACTACAAGTATTTCTCCCGGAAATCTTCGATTTGTTTCATCGTAAACGCTGCCATCATGCTCGCCTTCTGTTGGGTTTGCGCATTGCTCAGGTCTCGTATGCTGCTGAAGGATCGTCCATTACCAACCCATTGGTTGGGAAGGTTCACCTACAATGACGGAAAGGTAGAAGGGGATCGTCGATAGATGAAATGCCTGTGGATGTATCTAATTGAAGCTAAATGAATTCGTATCTTACCTTGTGTCTCGCGATGGAGCGAATGATAAGGATGGCAACGTAGAATGTGAAGTAGAGAGTGAAGTAAAGCGGCACATACCAGAGCGTACGACTGAGGTAGTAGTAGCTGTAGTTTTTAAGACGTGGCGTTTCcggcgccggtggtggtggtggtggtggcggcggtggtggcggtgtcgtcgttggttcgtcatgatgatgatggtagtgatCGTGATCATGATCGAAGATTATGTCCGGATAGTGGTCATGATCGAACGCCGAAAAGTCCGGaaaatcatgatgatgatcatgatggtgatgatcatggTCATGGCCGGCATCCATCCCGGAAGGTCCTGTTGGTGGTCCCGTCATCGGAGTGTctttcatcatctgcatcatttgcatcatttgCATGGGCGGCATATTCATCGGTGGTGACgctggaggtgctggtggtcgattATCTGTTTATCGCAAATAGAGAAAGTTATTTCACGTTCCGCTTCAACAGACGCGCTAACAAGAGAGCTACGGCGGGATAAAGAAACTATTTACCGTAATATGGAGGCAGATACTGCGGTTTGCCCGGGCCCACCGGGATCGTTCCGATGGTACCATCACCTGGAATGCCGGAAGCAGGAGGAAGATAGCTGGTCACAGCGTTGTTCGGTCTAGGGGGACTATTCTTGGGTGGCAGGTAGGGCGAGTGGATATTGGGTGGAAATTGGAACAAGCTAGCCGGTGGCTGGTAGGGttgggaggaggaaggaggagcgCTTTGGTGAGGATAGTTTGCGTTTGGATCGCCAGAAGCCGGTGGCAGATAGCTAGTGACGTGGCTCTCAGGTTTAGCCATTGCAATTGGAGGTAAATAATTGGAATTGACATTCGGCGGGAATTTGAATGTACTATCCGAGGTAGAGGATGTAGAAATGGCAGCCATTAGATTGGCAGGGGAATCAGGACTACCAGAAGCTGGTGGTAGGTAGCTTGTGACGTGGCTCTCAGCTTTAGTCATTACATTTGGAGGTAAATAATTGGAATTGATATTCGGCGGGAACTTAAAAGTACTATCCGAAGCAGAAGATGTAGCGATGGCACCCACTAGGTTGGCAGGAGCATCAGGACTACCAGAAGCTGGCGGCAGATAGCTAGTCACAGAACTCTGAGCCGATTCCTTCGATGGTAAATATGCTACATTTATATTGGGAGGGAACTTAGAAAGATCTTGCATCGCTACTGCGCCGCTGGCACCATTAGTAGCCATCGGTTTCAGGTTGTCGGGAGACTGCGGATcgcccgatggtggtggcaaataACTAGTAACCGATGGCTGCTTCGATTCGTTCGTCGAACCAGTCGGTGGCAAATACTGCGAGTTAACGTTCGGAGGAAATTTGAAAAGTTCTGGAGTCGCTTTATAGGAGGAAGTCTGCTGTTGAACATTAGCCCTAGAGTCAGTATTGCCCGACGCCGGTGGCTGATAGCTTGTAACGGGATTCTGAGGGGATACCATCATCGGAACGGGATAGCTTTGATCACTATTGGGGGGGAATTTTTGAAGATCCTCAACCGATGGATTCTTCTTTGTATCGGGTTGCATGGTGGGTTGCTTTGGCTTTTTCGGTACTTGATCATCCGGCGGAAGATATCCAATGTGGGAGTTGGGAGGGGAAAGGATAAGCTCGGAGGAATCCTGCTGCCCCACCATGCCCGATGGACCGGCACTGGGAGGTGCAGTCGATTCATCCTCACCGGAGCTTGGATTGGGAGTAGGGATAAAGGTAGCGGGCGGACCTGGTGGACCACCATCCGAGGTGGGTGATGAAGGCGGCCCATCCGATGGGCCAGGGCCGGCTGCTGGgcctggtggttgtggtggcggtggtgccgaaATGACTACTGGAGCATTATCGGAGGCCGCCGGTCGTAGCACTGGTCCCGGTGCCGCTACGCTGACGGGACTGTTGAACGAAGCTGCCGGTATCGACGCAAAAGATCCTATGGAGAGCgtaggaaaaaggaaaaccgatAAACGCATAAAGATCCACTGAATGCAAATTCCAAAAAAGGATTCGTATTCgtacctccgccaccaccgggttGCCGCTGTTTCTTCAGCTTGTAGAGCGTCCCACCGTATGCCTCCCCGGGAGCGAACCGATCCATTGCTGCGTGTTCAGAAAAGGAgaatacaaaacaatagaaacctCTCGTAAGCGCGATTCGGACATTCCAATCGAGCGAACCGAGCTCGTAATGCGTCCTGCTTTGCATACCCACTGGACCGTCATAATTCGGCACACTGTTGGCGGTGTAGCTCGGGTAGACGATGTATTTCGGTGTCTTGTATCCACTGTCGACCGGTCTTGCCACCTGCACCGGTTTCGAGAGGTAGCTGGAtgggagggaaaagggaaacccACCGGCACTCGGACCACTCGGACTGCCGAACGCTCTTCCAGCGCTGTCGGAGGGAGAGAAACCAAAGAACAAGGACCCGAGAAAAAGACAGACAGGTCCAGATGTAAAACTCCCACAAAACTCCTTGCAAGGTTGTTATCGTTGCTTACGATTCACTGCTTCGCTCCTGTGCCACACTGCCGGTTCCATTCCAGGTGCTGCCACTACCGGAGGTGGCCGAAACCGAAGGTCCACTCGAGTAGGAATTGAAAacgatcgttttcgtttcgccaGGACGAACCGCGCACAGCTGAAGCAGCACCACTAAGATCACAAATCCTTCCGTGCGCTTCATGTTATTTGAGGTGAATCGGTTATCGCTATTCAGTAGAAGtcccgtgtgtatgtgtgtgtggctattGTGGGCCCCGGCTAGAGCTCGTCACTTGTGTCACTTGTGTAGTCGCTCGATATAGTCGCACCACCAATAATCTCTAATCACTCATCTAGCAGGGATACTCGGAGGTACATCCTAACCCGATGTCATCTGCTGCCAGAATGCCGGCCAGCTGGATGGTGTGCAAGGCAGTAATGTCGATTCGAATTCGTAACCTTCGGGACTACATTCGGGTCCGAAGGATGGGGCGGGCGAGAGGGT
The sequence above is a segment of the Anopheles darlingi chromosome 2, idAnoDarlMG_H_01, whole genome shotgun sequence genome. Coding sequences within it:
- the LOC125959577 gene encoding uncharacterized protein LOC125959577, giving the protein MKRTEGFVILVVLLQLCAVRPGETKTIVFNSYSSGPSVSATSGSGSTWNGTGSVAQERSSESAGRAFGSPSGPSAGGFPFSLPSSYLSKPVQVARPVDSGYKTPKYIVYPSYTANSVPNYDGPVAMDRFAPGEAYGGTLYKLKKQRQPGGGGGSFASIPAASFNSPVSVAAPGPVLRPAASDNAPVVISAPPPPQPPGPAAGPGPSDGPPSSPTSDGGPPGPPATFIPTPNPSSGEDESTAPPSAGPSGMVGQQDSSELILSPPNSHIGYLPPDDQVPKKPKQPTMQPDTKKNPSVEDLQKFPPNSDQSYPVPMMVSPQNPVTSYQPPASGNTDSRANVQQQTSSYKATPELFKFPPNVNSQYLPPTGSTNESKQPSVTSYLPPPSGDPQSPDNLKPMATNGASGAVAMQDLSKFPPNINVAYLPSKESAQSSVTSYLPPASGSPDAPANLVGAIATSSASDSTFKFPPNINSNYLPPNVMTKAESHVTSYLPPASGSPDSPANLMAAISTSSTSDSTFKFPPNVNSNYLPPIAMAKPESHVTSYLPPASGDPNANYPHQSAPPSSSQPYQPPASLFQFPPNIHSPYLPPKNSPPRPNNAVTSYLPPASGIPGDGTIGTIPVGPGKPQYLPPYYDNRPPAPPASPPMNMPPMQMMQMMQMMKDTPMTGPPTGPSGMDAGHDHDHHHHDHHHDFPDFSAFDHDHYPDIIFDHDHDHYHHHHDEPTTTPPPPPPPPPPPPAPETPRLKNYSYYYLSRTLWYVPLYFTLYFTFYVAILIIRSIARHKVNLPNQWVGNGRSFSSIRDLSNAQTQQKASMMAAFTMKQIEDFREKYL
- the LOC125949839 gene encoding zinc finger protein weckle-like, yielding MKHSWKHWCRLCAEEKTDYVLDSIEDISPIYRHLQLSLYEIKDLKIRICETCYEFVQKLDPFKHRFEQTNGLFTYLANYSKMKLDNLDINEIRARYLGDMFDDDAPEMLLPHSDLEDKGLVNASSLDEIVLMEHIADDEPNGEVVQSNIEIIKDEDMQESYLNDEEPWGDGGIRITESPIENNQSNEVEYIDPESTAEEEKPIRKTRSQIGKRKTVKRLKGKKKTIKQKTKGALDPVEYEEGPTFEILESGSIKEMFECKKCSEKFTNKQSLEKHINVHITENAVGTFSCCLCDKTFLKQGSVKHHILVNHHEFRTFVCEECGKPFATRSALKEHLIVHSDEMPYQCAFCAKRFKNSGRLKTHEDTHNETMYVCPHCGLKLNTRRTLNMHLVVHSDMKKFKCQYCGNEYKRGKALKAHLILHTGLRPYTCPFCDKTFTNGSNCRSHKKKFHPKELAELEASGGQIPTVNIPKLEQLQPKTSDNDSKSSVVLNYEGKELIVMKGKDTHVPDTGCTDSVISPVPVDLEANIDNSFGQYKIEVQE